The Carassius carassius chromosome 2, fCarCar2.1, whole genome shotgun sequence genome has a segment encoding these proteins:
- the LOC132111048 gene encoding GDP-fucose transporter 1-like: MNRSQPKRSKILRMALSDSTRSGKDESFILRATKIAVVVALYWFISISMVFLNNFLLDNKELDAPVFITFFQCVVSVGLCWILHFLSKLCPGFVDFPSLKFNLRVSREIMPLTVVFICMITFNNLCLKHVGVAFYTVGRSLTTVFNVVLSYAVLKQTTSFYAVLSCGVILGGFWLGVDQESIAGSLSWTGVFFGVIASLCVSLNAIYTKKVMPVVDGNIWKLSYYNNLNASVLFIPLIVILGELKSVLEFNRLTHLHFWGMMIVGGVFGFAIGYVTGLQIKCTSPLTHNVSGTAKSCAQTVLAVIYSASSKSKLWWTSNMMVLVGSFAYTWVRGVEMKKVQVPPETQATNTLKSKEGLAV; the protein is encoded by the exons ATGAACAGGTCCCAACCCAAACGCTCCAAAATATTAAGAATGGCTCTCTCGGACTCCACTCGGTCGGGAAAAGACGAGTCCTTTATCCTGAGAGCGACTAAGATCGCTGTGGTTGTGGCTCTTTACTGGTTCATCTCGATTTCCATGGTGTTCTTGAACAACTTCCTGTTAGACAACAAGGAGCTGGACGCGCCGGTCTTCATCACTTTTTTCCAGTGTGTCGTTAGCGTTGGATTGTGTTGGATCTTGCACTTTCTCTCTAAATTATGTCCTGGATTCGTGGATTTTCCGTCTTTAAAATTCAACTTGAGAGTGTCCAGAGAGATCATGCCACTGACCGTCGTGTTCATCTGCATGATCACATTCAACAACTTGTGCCTGAAGCACGTGGGAGTTGCCTTCTACACCGTTGGACGGTCGCTCACCACCGTGTTTAACGTGGTTCTGTCCTACGCGGTTCTGAAGCAGACCACGTCCTTCTACGCGGTGCTAAGTTGCGGAGTCATTCTTG GGGGATTCTGGCTGGGTGTGGACCAAGAATCTATTGCAGGTTCCCTTTCTTGGACAGGTGTCTTTTTCGGCGTAATTGCCAGTCTTTGTGTATCTCTCAATGCCATCTACACAAAAAAAGTGATGCCGGTGGTAGATGGAAATATCTGGAAGCTCTCCTACTACAACAACCTCAATGCCAGTGTACTTTTCATTCCACTTATTGTCATTTTAGGCGAACTGAAAAGCGTGTTGGAGTTTAACCGACTGACACACTTACATTTTTGGGGCATGATGATTGTGGGTGGAGTCTTTGGCTTTGCCATCGGTTACGTGACAGGACTTCAGATCAAATGCACGAGTCCATTGACACACAATGTGTCTGGTACAGCCAAATCCTGCGCACAGACCGTGCTGGCGGTCATCTACTCGGCCTCCAGTAAGAGTAAGCTCTGGTGGACAAGCAATATGATGGTGCTTGTGGGATCCTTCGCCTACACCTGGGTCAGAGGAGTCGAGATGAAGAAAGTTCAAGTGCCTCCGGAAACACAAGCCACAAACACTCTGAAAAGTAAAGAGGGTTTAGCGGTGTGA